GAGTTCCACACGGAGATCGTGGTGCTGTCCGGCATCCGGCACCGGCACCTCGTCTCGCTCATCGGCTACTGCAACGAGCAGGCGGAGATGATTCTGGTGTACGAGTACATGGAGAAGGGCACGCTGCGGGGCCACCTGTACGGCGGCTCCGACGACGAGCCGCCGCTCTCGTGGAAGCAGCGGCTCGAGATCTGCATCGGCGCCGCCAGGGGCCTGCCCTACCTGCACAGCGGCTACTCCGAGAACATCATCCACCGCGACGTCAAGTCCACCAACATCCTCCTCGGCAccgacggcggcggcagcgccGGCGGGGGCGCGATCATCGCCAAGGTGGCCGCCTTCGGTCTCTCGCGCATCGGGCCGTCGCTGGGGGAGACGCACGTCAGCACGGCCGTCAAGGGCAGCTTCGGGTACCTCGACCCCGAATACTTCAAGACGCAGCAGCTCACGGACCGCTCCGACGTCTACTCCTTCGGCGTGGTGCTCTTCGAGGTGCTCTGCGCGCGCCCGGTCATCGACCAGAGCCTGGACCGCGACCAGATCAACATCGCCGAGTGGGCCGTCAGGATGCACGGGGAGGGGAAGCTCGACAAGATCGCCGACGCCAGGATCGCCGGCGAGGTGAACGACAACTCGCTGCGCAAGTTCGCCGAGACGGCCGAGAGGTGCCTGGCCGACTACGGCGCGGACCGGCCGTCCATGGGCGACGTGCTGTGGAACCTCGAGTACTGCCTGCAGCTGCAGGAGACGCACGTCAACAGGGACGCGTTCGAGGACAGCGGCGCCGTCGCCACGCAGCTCCCCGCCGACGTGGTCGTGCCGCGGTGGGTGCCGTCGTCCACCAGCCTGCTGATGATGGACGACGCGGACGAGACGGGCCTGAGCATGACCGACCTCGCCGATAGCCAGGTCTTCTCCCAGCTGAACGCCCGTGGCGAGGGGCGatgatccatccatccatccaccaCTTCCTGCACCAAT
This sequence is a window from Triticum urartu cultivar G1812 unplaced genomic scaffold, Tu2.1 TuUngrouped_contig_5223, whole genome shotgun sequence. Protein-coding genes within it:
- the LOC125528934 gene encoding receptor-like protein kinase THESEUS 1, producing WLPDAPYLFGAPGQSVVNNTPSPIIYAPSNGYTQEVAPDVVYKTQRAANVTDLLQATTPGFNFNVTWTFPAEQGSRYLVRLHFCDYEVVSSVVGTGIVFNVYVAQAIGTPDLTPSARARQSNEAFYIDYAAMAPRAGNLTVSIGRSTKSSKGGILNGLEIMKLQTVNLSSTGSHGRTKRIVIIVLATVLGAAVLASAVLCFFVVRRRKRRQVAPPGSTEDKESTQLPWSPYTQEGISGWADESANRSSEGTTARMQRVSTKLHISLAELKAATDNFHDRNLIGVGGFGNVYKGALADGTPVAVKRAMRASKQGLPEFHTEIVVLSGIRHRHLVSLIGYCNEQAEMILVYEYMEKGTLRGHLYGGSDDEPPLSWKQRLEICIGAARGLPYLHSGYSENIIHRDVKSTNILLGTDGGGSAGGGAIIAKVAAFGLSRIGPSLGETHVSTAVKGSFGYLDPEYFKTQQLTDRSDVYSFGVVLFEVLCARPVIDQSLDRDQINIAEWAVRMHGEGKLDKIADARIAGEVNDNSLRKFAETAERCLADYGADRPSMGDVLWNLEYCLQLQETHVNRDAFEDSGAVATQLPADVVVPRWVPSSTSLLMMDDADETGLSMTDLADSQVFSQLNARGEGR